A window of the Phragmites australis chromosome 20, lpPhrAust1.1, whole genome shotgun sequence genome harbors these coding sequences:
- the LOC133902342 gene encoding NAC domain-containing protein 54-like, with translation MAPVGLPPGFRFHPTDEELVNYYLKRKIHGLKIELDIIPEVDLYKCEPWELADKSFLPSRDPEWYFFGPRDRKYPNGFRTNRATRAGYWKSTGKDRRVLHHGGRRPIGMKKTLVYYRGRAPQGVRTDWVMHEYRLDDKDAEDTLPIQDTYALCRVFKKNAMGTEVDDLQLQAQCSMALVEGACQQLLASGSQEYQTPSPDVPVGSTSVGADDDADKDDSWMQFISDDAWCSSTADGAEESTSCVALAS, from the exons ATGGCGCCGGTGGGGCTCCCGCCGGGGTTCCGGTTCCACCCGACCGACGAGGAGCTGGTGAACTACTACCTGAAGCGCAAGATCCACGGCCTCAAGATCGAGCTCGACATCATCCCCGAGGTCGACCTCTACAAGTGCGAGCCGTGGGAGCTCGCAG ACAAGTCGTTCCTGCCGAGCCGTGACCCGGAGTGGTACTTCTTCGGGCCACGGGACCGCAAGTACCCCAATGGGTTCCGCACCAACCGGGCGACGCGGGCCGGGTACTGGAAGTCGACGGGCAAGGACCGGCGCGTGCTGCACCACGGCGGCCGCCGCCCCATCGGCATGAAGAAGACGCTCGTCTACTACCGCGGCCGCGCGCCCCAGGGCGTCCGCACCGACTGGGTCATGCACGAGTACCGTCTCGACGACAAGGACGCCGAGGACACACTGCCCATCCAG GACACCTACGCGCTATGCCGGGTCTTCAAGAAGAACGCGATGGGCACCGAGGTGGACGACCTGCAACTGCAAGCGCAGTGCAGCATGGCGCTGGTGGAGGGCGCTTGCCAGCAGCTGCTCGCCAGCGGCAGCCAGGAGTACCAGACCCCGTCGCCGGACGTGCCCGTCGGGTCCACCTCCGTCGGCGCCGACGACGACGCGGACAAGGACGACTCCTGGATGCAGTTCATCTCCGACGACGCCTGGTGCTCCAGCACGGCGGATGGCGCCGAGGAGAGCACCTCCTGCGTCGCCCTGGCCAGCTGA